One genomic region from Drosophila busckii strain San Diego stock center, stock number 13000-0081.31 chromosome 3R, ASM1175060v1, whole genome shotgun sequence encodes:
- the LOC108602772 gene encoding dystrophin, isoforms A/C/F/G/H isoform X11, with protein MHDPSDYDSVYSDSDYMDVALGAATPPLMNYDEFMVKTMDERQHIQKKTFTKWINSHLSNTQCSPVNDLFLDLRDGHRLLALLSTLTQTQLKPEKGRMRVHHINNLNKVLQVIQQHGVKLVNISSDDIVGGNAKLTLGLIWLIALEFNGQHLVKSHSSNGVEKSLLAWARQYTEPHGLALHEFASSWADGRAFLMILSAQLDELDLDTALAQQPLQRLQLAFDLAHRHFKIEKLLEPEDVHTHPDNKSIQMYVMCLYHAMESMRAAERERQPCTSITDLDEVPLDAETDNGGLYTSDSATSMELKQSALRPLSTATNASIEISGYQTALEAVLTLLLEDEQLLAQELPVAADFQSAKQQFHENESFMLKLTEHQEYVGEALEEGSNLINESQKPGAGLTLDDQNEVRQQMVLLNERWETLRLRALDMQAKILMRLAEFQKQKLEQLRQFLTNVEDRISHMSDIGPTIAEAEQQLTEARQLKSDLCEQQELVDSISSMVVIVNDTSGNFNDLEDRLNALGERWSHVVKWTDLRNEKLQQYKCISRWLDAREQDLKRMESSDVTDVGGITQRINELNYCAKDLLELQRYLLDLRQMVAATLQDGDDKGERVLMQLESFEDRLDALKQILEVQTMRIETKGFNFGRERASYDDSRVVRPEGWLDYQFIIRFGEEELEDAQPPAAAAELEQLSAKKRKLRNADNFYALESQIMEHFAHVQQVEQQLQQLQRQSLRNQCDTLKQLQQQQQQRALTLPELKKLLEVCEQEQPARKLLLEAAHLKQLEQRYAALAQRLLSQQSECSQLLAKERYYNSLTGFKLVLADSRDWYKQHAGSASCAELEQRLSHMESLSSEIAQAQCTTDALDAEQLEWKQDFALFYDSWHDLKQALHTLIQQRGGEHMSQQLQRLEQFVQKVAAQQVRVSQLEVMQQQQQLLNQLMDELESLKPSYERLPAHLLSTELQAAWQRLPEQLNERVIKQTTAIENLNHFVAEYNAIIAVLRSAAATPEQQERAPALQDLRKLEIDVISARNFSEILIKEAEPTQRDTLQSQIRALNALYAQVEQRQQSQRAQQSALQSQLVDIQQRLQHTERWLSELESNTPKSGVADIRNSNELFQSKSKFQTLKETCERETVQFRELNELGGELLLQLDELPLNPNDDKDSNYGTLAKQFTHLNARWSEVTERVYAKTALLEHISTQLGEFKKFMVSETGYLDKLENKIRNTPENAADAEEIMEELDDLENVLRSHSDEWLDKIQEIGNELIDNEFMANVMRKDIDGVVVRWTKLQQQAKKRTELLEEKVSEAEQSERAVVHLEAWLTRMDEILSEHLENDVTIEDLPDDFQILAREFTINEQNFKHITEQIAEHTIKGKTGAANRLQEQLNLMEMRFKACQAKLNKCTAPQPAYESRLNRAYGDLRNVEHSTLVLDVASAGPSTVQAQYQKCLQIYRTLSEIKAEIESTIKTGRRVCEDKYTRSPKQLSQRIDALKHLYNALGENVTQSKAFLESLIKLARQLEQCFESADELIRRFESPQELHDRNAILLEFEDVLQRCEEHYADYSKSCDQSCMQETRQRIDGLKASYHKLTSADIIKRLTEMKATLQNLDNISLETLKAMEHDLKEINVPSNPEIENLQQQVIAIVVDTLRTRYNEATTLTTQPAAGDDTEIVVVSDTVRQRRARTPQAGESSSAPSTPNASAKATEQAASSGGGGGGGEQVLPDVLPPQTFRLAESSTLFSQISLNPRKLSADSAPAKPSKNKRKAPAAPAQMVEIKVKNIQNDKMSVQNIDLEPQQGEIVDTVNILESVEPFVPEYVETVQIVDLSEDSDSSSRAELSKSKGSLSDAATDTELLRPAAGNTSTPLLHIQKQRISFEEKRKRIANERDLLRDSEDENSSTPAAAAAKLQAVANPKRWRQLQPELELADAPESPIRNSFYAADKETGFDIEPLVFSDDEEIPRFSLEMTPTFDSDSDTSRIETPTTKKPNSFLSKVLPTTPQDDSNVTLKSPQGEPLSLEQRVMEFNKLAKQMIYKLELTKVKIEQCHESEADDLRLLIAPDAATLISQGDSLVLETHGKQGSISRLVMRAQIILREKFREVQQAKSKATGAAATRPAADSVNIEELITKGLRRINVLIEKPVDLKSSTELEKRMEDINERRDDLQVIVGAIGKNAQMPKVTPVMMNEIEKTKNNLIAHADSIELSLTELKNGSKIGSSSNGSNATREERTYGLMKVAAENLTPYPRMASIIDADILKARLSEQRKSLRMSSKASIASSDKLSIPVTPQLMKDKSVDPKILMRQIIAQNNQKYQLQAAFNAAKNIVTFNRLKIPVMAKKEKIQVRFKSRTPSLSSALSVNSEGTISRISGAPKCYDFVLTFEQRRRLFDEAEFTIAKNGRKMSELRMQTPHKIRVDNRHEKQANNEFENYIRKQGFLKSPSDHASFSRVASSHSGLHIKTNVITFAPGLNEVNLGSTITE; from the exons ATGAACGACAGCATATACAGAAGAAAACTTTTACGAAATGGATAAACTCACATCTAAGCAATACGCAGTGCTCGCCAGTGAACGATTTGTTTCTGGATCTGCGAGACGGACATCGGCTATTGGCATTGCTTAGCACGCTGACGCAAACGCAGTTG AAACCGGAAAAGGGTCGCATGCGTGTGCATCAtatcaacaatttaaacaaagtgCTGCAAGTGATACAACAGCATGGAGTCAAGCTGGTGAACATAAGCAGCGATGATATCGTTGGCGGCAATGCAAAGCTCACATTGGGTCTCATTTGGCTTATAGCGCTCGAGTTCAATGGCCAGCATCTAGTCAAGAGTCATTCGAGCAATGGCGTTGAAAAGTCGCTGCTGGCCTGGGCGCGTCAATACACCGAGCCGCATGGACTGGCGCTGCATGAGTTTGCCAGCTCTTGGGCAGATGGACGTGCATTTCTAATGATCTTGTCGGCACAGCTGGATGAGCTGGATTTGGATACAGCGCTggcgcagcagccgctgcagcgtCTACAGCTTGCATTCGATTTAGCGCATAGACattttaaaatagaaaagctGCTGGAACCGGAGGATGTGCATACGCATCCGGACAACAAGtccatacaaatgtatgtcaTGTGTTTGTATCATGCTATGGAATCCATGCGCGCTGCTGAGCGCGAGCGTCAGCCCTGCACCAGCATAACCGATTTGGATGAAGTGCCGCTGGATGCAGAAACAGACAATGGCGGCTTGTATACTTCAGATAGCGCTACGAGCATGGAGCTCAAGCAGAGCGCGCTGCGTCCGCTAAGCACAGCTACCAATGCAAGCATTGAAATCAGCGGCTATCAAACAGCGCTGGAGGCtgtgctgacgctgctgctggaggatgagcagctgctggcgcaggaGCTGCCAGTTGCTGCAGATTTTCAAAGCGCCAAGCAGCAGTTTCATGAAAATGAGAGCTTCATGCTGAAGCTAACCGAACATCAGGAGTATGTGGGCGAGGCGCTCGAAGAGGGCAGCAATTTGATAAACGAGTCACAAAAACCAGGCGCTGGTCTAACGCTGGATGATCAGAATGAAGTGCGACAGCAGATGGTGCTGCTGAATGAGCGCTGGGAGACGCTGCGTCTACGCGCGCTGGATATGCAGGCCAAGATACTGATGCGTTTAGCAGagtttcaaaagcaaaagctcgAGCAGCTGCGTCAGTTTCTTACGAATGTAGAGGATCGCATATCGCATATGAGCGACATTGGGCCAACTATAGCTGAggcggagcagcagctaacagAGGCGCGTCAGCTGAAGTCCGATCTGTGCGAGCAACAGGAGCTGGTGGACAGCATAAGCAGCATGGTGGTTATAGTAAACGACACCTCTGGCAATTTTAATGATCTAGAAGATCGCTTGAATGCGCTGGGCGAACGCTGGTCACATGTAGTCAAGTGGACGGACTTGCGCAAtgaaaagctgcagcaatataaatgcatttcacGCTGGCTGGATGCACGCGAGCAGGACTTGAAGCGCATGGAGAGCAGCGATGTTACCGATGTGGGCGGCATTACGCAGCGCATTAATGAGCTGAACTACTGTGCCAAGGAtttgctggagctgcagcgtTATTTGCTAGACTTGCGTCAAATGGTGGCAGCCACACTACAAGACGGCGATGATAAAGGCGAGCGCGTGTTGATGCAGCTGGAAAGCTTTGAGGATCGGCTGGACGCGCTGAAGCAAATACTGGAAGTGCAAACAATGCGCATTGAAACCAAAGGCTTTAACTTTGGACGCGAGCGCGCCAGCTATGATGACAGTCGTGTGGTGCGCCCCGAGGGCTGGCTGGACTATCAGTTCATCATACGCTTTGGCGAGGAGGAGCTTGAGGACGCGCagccgccagctgcagctgctgagctggaGCAGTTGTCAGCTAAAAAGCGCAAGCTGCGCAATGCCGACAACTTCTATGCGCTGGAGTCGCAAATTATGGAACACTTTGCGCATGTGCAGCAAGTggaacaacagctgcagcagctgcagcgccaaaGTCTGCGCAATCAATGCGATACACtcaagcagttgcagcagcagcagcagcaacgcgcGCTCACGCTGCCAGAGCTGAAGAAGCTGCTCGAGGTGTGCGAGCAGGAGCAGCCGGcgcgcaagctgctgctggaagcGGCGCATCtgaagcagctggagcagcgctATGCAGCGTTGGCGCAACGGCTGCTTAGCCAGCAAAGTGAGTGCagccagctgctggccaaggagCGTTACTACAACAGCTTGACGGGCTTTAAGCTGGTGCTGGCCGATTCGCGTGATTGGTATAAGCAGCATGcaggcagcgccagctgcgccGAGCTGGAGCAGCGTCTGTCACACATGGAGTCGCTGTCTAGCGAAATTGCGCAGGCGCAGTGCACCACCGATGCGCTGGACGCTGAGCAGCTGGAATGGAAGCAAGACTTTGCGCTCTTCTATGACAGTTGGCATGATCTGAAGCAGGCGCTGCACACGTTGATACAGCAGCGTGGCGGCGAGCACATGTcacaacagctgcagcgactCGAACAGTTTGTGCAAAAAGTAGCGGCGCAGCAAGTGCGTGTGTCACAGCTGGAagtaatgcagcagcagcagcagctgctcaatcaGCTAATGGATGAACTGGAGTCACTCAAGCCCAGCTATGAGCGCTTGCCAGCGCATTTGCTTAGCACAGAGCTGCAGGCCGCTTGGCAGCGTCTGCCCGAGCAGCTGAACGAGCGCGTCATTAAGCAAACCACCGCCATTGAGAACCTCAATCACTTTGTAGCCGAGTATAATGCCATTATAGCTGTGCtacgcagcgctgctgccacgccGGAGCAACAGGAGCGTGCGCCTGCGCTGCAGGATTTACGCAAACTCGAAATCGATGTTATAAGCGCGCGCAACTTTAGCGAGATTCTCATCAAGGAAGCGGAGCCCACACAACGTGATACGCTGCAGTCGCAAATACGCGCGCTCAATGCGCTTTACGCTCAAGTCGAGCAGCGTCAGCAGTCACAACGCGCGCAGCAGTCGGCGCTGCAATCCCAACTTGTCGATATAcagcagcgtctgcagcaCACAGAGCGTTGGCTCAGCGAACTGGAGAGCAATACACCCAAGTCCGGCGTCGCTGATATACGCAACTCCAATGAGTTGTTCCAAAGCAAGAGCAAGTTCCAAACGCTCAAGGAAACCTGTGAACGCGAAACGGTGCAATTCCGTGAACTGAACGAACTCGGTGGcgagttgttgctgcagctggatGAGCTGCCGCTTAACCCCAATGATGATAAGGATAGCAACTATGGCACATTGGCCAAACAGTTTACGCATCTCAATGCGCGCTGGTCGGAGGTTACGGAGCGTGTCTATGCCAAGACAGCGCTGTTGGAACATATTTCAACGCAGCTGGGCGAGTTCAAGAAGTTCATGGTCAGTGAGACGGGCTACTTGGATAAACTGGAGAATAAGATACGCAATACGCCAGAGAATGCAGCAGATGCGGAGGAAATTATGGAAGAACTCGAT GATTTGGAGAATGTGCTGCGCTCTCATTCCGACGAATGGCTGGACAAAATTCAGGAAATTGGCAATGAGCTAATTGACAATGAATTTATGGCTAATGTTATGCGCAAGGATATCGATGGCGTTGTAGTGCGTTGGAcaaagctacagcagcaggcaaagaaACGCACCGAACTGCTGGAGGAGAAGGTGAGCGAAGCGGAGCAGTCGGAGCGTGCTGTTGTGCATTTGGAGGCGTGGCTAACGCGCATGGATGAGATACTCAGCGAGCATCTGGAAAACGATGTGACCATTGAGGATCTGCCAGATGATTTTCAG ATATTGGCGCGTGAATTTACCATAAACGagcaaaactttaagcatATAACCGAACAGATAGCTGAGCATACAATTAAAGGCAAGACAGGTGCAGCCAATCGCTTGCAGGAGCAGCTTAATCTAATGGAAATGCGTTTCAAGGCCTGCCAGGCAAAGCTTAACAAGTGCACAGCACCACAGCCCGCCTATGAATCGCGTCTGAATCGCGCCTATGGCGATTTGCGCAATGTGGAGCATTCCACATTGGTCTTGGATGTGGCCTCGGCGGGACCGAGCACAGTGCAGGCGCAATATCAAAAGTGCTTG caaatttatcgCACACTTAGCGAAATCAAGGCGGAGAttgaaagcacaattaaaactgGAAGACGTGTATGCGAGGATAAGTACACGAGATCGCCCAAGCAGTTAAGTCAACGCATTGATGCGCTCAAACATTTGTACAATGCACTGGGCGAGAATGTAACACAGTCCAAAGCTTTTCTGGAGAGCTTGATTAAGCTGGCCCGACAGCTGGAGCAATGCTTTGAATCTGCGGATGAACTCATCAGACGCTTTGAGTCGCCACAGGAGCTGCATGATCGCAATGCCATATTGCTGGAGTTCGAGGATGTGCTGCAGCGTTGCGAGGAGCATTATGCTGATTACAGCAAGTCCTGTGACCAGAGCTGCATGCAGGAGACGCGTCAGCGCATTGATGGCCTCAAGGCGTCGTATCACAAGCTAACCAGTGCGGATATTATTAAGCGCCTAACTGAAATGAAAGCGACGCTGCAAAACTTGGACAACATTTCGCTGGAGACgctaaa AGCCATGGAGCATGACTTGAAGGAAATAAATGTGCCATCGAATCCGGAGATTGAGAAtctgcaacaacaagttaTAGCAATTGTCGTG GATACGCTAAGAACGCGCTACAATGAGGCAACCACGCTCACCACTCAGCCAGCAGCTGGCGATGATACCGAAATCGTTGTCGTTAGCGATACAGTGCGACAGCGTCGCGCACGCACACCGCAAGCGGGTGAAAGCAGCAGTGCACCAAGCACACCCAATGCAAGTGCAAAAGCCACAGAGCAGGCGGCCAgtagtggcggcggcggcggcggcggcgagcAGGTGCTGCCTGATGTGCTGCCACCGCAAACTTTCCGTCTGGCCGAGTCCAGCACTCTCTTCTCACAAATATCGCTTAATCCGCGCAAATTGAGCGCAGACTCTGCGCCAGCTAAACCCTCAAAGAACAAACGCAAAGCGCCCGCAGCGCCAGCACAAATGGTTGAGATCAAAgtgaaaaatatacaaaatgacAAGATGTCAGTGCAAAACATAGACCTGGAGCCGCAGCAGGGCGAAATTGTGGACACCGTAAATATACTGGAGAGCGTTGAGCCATTTGTGCCCGAGTATGTGGAAACTGTGCAGATTGTGGACTTATCCGAAGACTCGGACTCCTCATCGCGCGCTGAGCTGTCGAAAAGCAAAGGCTCGCTAAGCGACGCAGCCACTGACACGGAGCTGCTGCGTCCTGCAGCTGGCAACACCAGCACCCCATTGCTGCATATACAAAAGCAACGCATATCCTTTGAGGAGAAACGCAAGCGTATTGCCAATGAGCGTGATTTGCTGCGCGATTCGGAAGATGAGAACAGCAgcacaccagcagcagcagcagctaaactgCAAGCTGTGGCCAATCCCAAGCGCTGGCGTCAACTGCAGCCTGAGCTGGAGTTAGCTGATGCACCTGAGTCACCCATACGCAATAGTTTCTATGCTGCGGATAAGGAAACAGGTTTTGATATTGAGCCGCTGGTATTTTCCGACGATGAGGAAATACCGCGTTTCTCGCTGGAAATGACACCAACCTTTGACTCCGATAGTGATACG AGTCGCATTGAAACACCCACAACCAAGAAGCCCAATTCGTTTTTGAGCAAAGTGCTGCCCACAACGCCGCAGGATGATTCAAATGTTACGCTCAAGAGTCCGCAGGGTGAGCCCTTAAGCTTGGAGCAGCGCGTTATGGAGTTCAATAAGCTAGCCAAACAAATGATCTATAAGCTTGAGCtaactaaagttaaaattGAGCAATGTCATGAAAGCGAAGc CGACGATCTGCGTTTGTTAATAGCACCCGATGCAGCTACTTTAATCTCACAGGGTGATTCACTTGTGCTCGAGACTCATGGCAAACAGGGCAGCATTTCGCGCTTGGTCATGCGTGCTCAAATTATTTTGCGTGAAAAGTTTCGCGAAGTGCAGCAGGccaa atcCAAGGCAACAGGCGCAGCTGCTACACGTCCCGCTGCTGACAGCGTTAATATTGAGGAATTGATTACGAAGGGACTGCGACGGATCAATGTGCTGATTGAGAAACCTGTGGATCTAAAGTCCAGCACTGAACTCGAGAAACGCATGGAGGATATCAAT gAACGCCGAGACGATTTACAGGTCATTGTCGGTGCCATTGGCAAAAACGCCCAAATGCCAAAGGTTACCCCCGTCATGATGAACGAAATCGAAAAG actaaaaacaatttgattgcTCATGCGGACTCCATTGAACTCTCACTGACCGAACTAAAAAATGGCTCtaaaattggcagcagcagcaacggctcAAACGCCACTCGTGAGG AGAGGACCTATGGGCTTATGAAGGTTGCTGCCGAAAATTTGACTCCATACCCTCGTATGGCGTCAATTATAGATGCAGATATATTGAAAGCACGTCTTTCTGAGCAAAGAAAATCCTTGAGAATGTCTAGTAAGGCATCAATCGCATCGTCAGATAAATTGAGTATTCCTGTCACGCCGCAGCTTATGAAAGACAAATCTGTGGATCCAAAGATACTTATGAGACAAATTATTGCTCAGAACAATCAAAAATATCAGTTACAAGCTGCTTTCAACGCTGCTAAGAACATAGTCACATTCAATCGTCTGAAGATACCAGTCAtggccaaaaaagaaaagatacAGGTCAGGTTCAAAAGTCGCACGCCAAGTTTGAGCTCCGCTCTTTCCGTTAATTCTGAAGGTACGATATCGCGGATAAGTGGCGCTCCAAAGTGTTATGACTTTGTGCTAACTTTTGAGCAACGTAGGCGATTGTTCGATGAAGCCGAATTCACTATAGCAAAAAATGGTAGAAAGATGAGTGAACTCAGAATGCAAACTCCACATAAGATACGTGTTGACAATAGACATGAAAAACAAGCGAATaatgaatttgaaaattatattcgTAAGCAAGGATTTCTAAAATCTCCAAGTGATCATGCATCCTTTTCACGCGTCGCCAGCAGCCATTCTGGATTACATATCAAAACCAATGTAATCACATTCGCTCCAGGGCTCAATGAAGTAAATTTAGGTAGTACTATTACGGAATAA